A region from the Vicia villosa cultivar HV-30 ecotype Madison, WI linkage group LG3, Vvil1.0, whole genome shotgun sequence genome encodes:
- the LOC131662402 gene encoding uncharacterized protein LOC131662402, with amino-acid sequence MASGPKGAHNRAPVFNGENYGYWKDCMCVHINAIDRNIWTAIVNGPFQITMTNAAGAVVPKPENTWDAEDEKRYGYDWKTRNILISALGVDEYYRVSHCRSAKAMWDTLQVAHEGTDDVKLARINTLTQEFELFHMEDGESIKNMQKRFVHLKNRLNSLDRPVSNAVATNKILRCLNREWQPKVTAIKEANDLNTLDITTLFGKLEEHEQHLKCLDMHEKRAKKEKNMEKEVERKSIALKASSSKTSRQELENSDTSNDEDSDDEEMGLFVRRYNKYVKKNGAKHSDKGLINYRKHSNKFKQDDYKNGKIKGPCFNCGKIGHYKPDCPYLEKDKEKNQSKGHNKSKRAYIAWESDSSSESSSSDEEESANLCLSAHQHKKKKRVSHLKPELVDKVSHAQLKLAFEELHRDAIEAFKLLASNKKIFSYLESKIEKTEKVMEALKQSMLDIQKDKVKIDPTSWFGCETCHIWQKEVRDLKTKLDKALQPKVTFAVDPNKFKRSYTPLYSKYSFVPKISTSKTAYSHHITCHYCCKKGHTIEKCNFRKVLVPKGVFQLLPKCNNLCTHHQGPNEDWGPSTLN; translated from the coding sequence atggcctccggacctaaaggggctcacaatagagctccagttttcaacggtgaaaactatggctattggaaggattgtatgtgtgtccacatcaatgcgattgataggaacatctggacagctattgtcaatggtccctttcagatcaccatgacaaatgcagctggtgcagttgttccaaaaccagaaaatacttgggatgctgaagatgaaaagagatacggatacgattggaaaacgagaaacattctaatctcagctctaggagttgatgaatactatcgtgtttcccattgtagatccgctaaggctatgtgggacacattgcaagttgcccacgagggaactgatgatgtcaaactagctagaatcaatacgttaactcaagaatttgaactcttccacatggaagatggtgaatccatcaaaaacatgcagaagagattcgttcacttgaaaaatcgtttaaattctcttgatagacctgtttccaatgcagttgctactaacaaaatcttaagatgtttgaacagggaatggcaacccaaagttacagcaataaaggaagcaaatgatctaaacactttagacattactaCTCTCTTTGGCAAattagaggaacatgaacaacaccttaaatgccttgacatgcatgaaaaaagggcaaagaaagagaagaacatggagaaagaggtagagagaaagtcaatagctctaaaggcttcaagctccaagacctcaagacaagagctagagaatagtgatacaagtaatgacgaagactctgatgatgaggaaatgggactgtttgtgcgaagatacaacaaatacgtaaagaaaaatggagcaaaacattctgacaaaggtttgatcaactatagaaagcattcaaacaagttcaaacaagatgactataaaaatggaaaaatcaaaggcccttgctttaattgtggaaaaatcggtcactacaaaccagattgtccataccttgagaaggataaagagaagaaccaaagcaaaggtcacaacaaatctaaaagagcctacatagcatgggaaagcgattcatctagtgaaagctcatcaagcgatgaagaagaatcagcaaacttatgcctttcggctcatcaacacaagaaaaagaaacgtgtaagtcatcttaaacctgaacttgtagataaggtatctcatgctcaattaaaacttgcttttgaagaattacatagagatgcgattgaagctttcaaacttttggcctcaaataagaaaatcttttcatatcttgaatctaaaattgagaaaaccgaaaaggttatggaagctttaaaacaatctatgctagatattcaaaaggataaagttaaGATAGATCCCAcctcatggtttggttgtgagacatgtcatatttggcaaaaagaagtaagagatttaaaaaccaaattagacaaggctctacaaccaaaagtgacttttgcggttgatccaaataagttcaaaagatcgtatactcctttatatagtaaatactcttttgtaccaaaaatatcaactagcaaaacagcatattctcatcatattacctgtcattattgttgcaaaaagggtcataccattgaaaaatgcaattttaggaaggttctagttcctaaaggagtgttCCAATTGTTGCCAAaatgcaacaatttatgtactcaccatcaaggacccaatgaagattggggaccttccactctaaattaa